A genomic stretch from Candidatus Cloacimonadota bacterium includes:
- a CDS encoding class I SAM-dependent methyltransferase — MYTAEEWDRERSRHPMRVHGMRPEDETLMWESVSSGYSPERYGGIVRAFAEDLSSDGILEGSTDLLDVGCGPGTCILPFRGRVGSITCLDPSPGMLSRAAGLCEENGIRDVSLICCDWGSFPEDRGYDVVFSSLCPAMNSPDSLEKMERCSRGFCVYVSSAGRGCSMESEIWRELGYDCSYEGYNPRYPYGFLLSKGRRPRLRFYRETRLVSDRVEDRIQRETANVARYLSVGERELDSIRSVVRSHASDGVLEELQEIRMGMITWECPEDL, encoded by the coding sequence ATGTACACGGCAGAGGAATGGGACAGGGAAAGGTCCAGGCACCCGATGCGCGTGCACGGGATGAGACCGGAGGACGAGACACTTATGTGGGAGAGCGTGTCCTCAGGATACTCTCCCGAGCGCTACGGCGGGATCGTGCGGGCATTCGCGGAGGACCTGTCGTCCGACGGGATTCTGGAGGGGTCGACGGACCTTCTCGACGTGGGCTGCGGGCCCGGCACCTGCATACTTCCCTTCCGCGGGCGCGTCGGAAGCATCACCTGCCTGGATCCGAGCCCGGGCATGCTATCCCGGGCGGCGGGCCTATGCGAGGAGAACGGCATACGCGACGTCAGTCTCATATGCTGCGACTGGGGGTCGTTTCCCGAGGATCGCGGATACGACGTCGTCTTCTCGTCTCTCTGTCCTGCGATGAACTCCCCGGATTCGCTGGAGAAGATGGAGAGATGCTCCCGGGGGTTCTGCGTGTACGTATCGTCCGCAGGGAGAGGGTGCAGCATGGAGTCGGAGATATGGAGGGAACTGGGTTACGACTGCTCCTACGAAGGATACAACCCGCGTTATCCGTACGGCTTCCTGCTTTCGAAGGGCAGGAGACCGAGGCTCAGGTTCTACAGGGAAACGAGGCTGGTCAGCGACCGTGTAGAGGACAGGATACAGAGGGAGACAGCGAACGTGGCAAGATACCTGAGCGTGGGGGAAAGGGAGCTGGACTCCATACGTTCGGTCGTCCGCTCCCACGCCTCCGACGGCGTCTTGGAGGAGCTTCAGGAGATCAGGATGGGTATGATCACTTGGGAATGCCCGGAAGATCTCTGA
- a CDS encoding ABC transporter ATP-binding protein yields the protein MIPIIDFVIKILYSQSIISIMELKVDGVCFSYGSDPILKGVGLDLGRREIMGILGPNGSGKTTMLKCINRILSPSQGRMMIDSEDILGMKAKDIAKVMGYVPQNSTGDYTAPTVYEVVMMGRRPHSVGWQSSVNDDRVVWESLRELGVDVLASRPFNRLSSGQTQRVLMARALAQEAGILLLDEPTSNLDIRYQMEVMDTVRDLAKVKGVGVCAVMHDIDMALRYCDKVVMLDSGSITAAGEASEVLTPENIMETYGVRVTIDRNYGRPHVIIL from the coding sequence ATGATACCAATTATAGATTTCGTCATAAAGATTTTGTACTCGCAAAGTATCATATCGATCATGGAGCTCAAAGTGGACGGTGTTTGTTTCTCGTACGGGAGCGACCCAATCCTGAAGGGGGTCGGGCTGGATCTCGGAAGGAGAGAGATAATGGGCATACTGGGCCCCAACGGCTCCGGGAAGACCACGATGCTGAAATGCATCAACCGCATACTCTCCCCCTCGCAGGGCAGGATGATGATTGATTCCGAGGACATACTCGGAATGAAGGCCAAGGATATCGCCAAGGTCATGGGTTACGTGCCCCAGAACTCCACAGGGGATTACACCGCGCCCACCGTGTACGAGGTGGTAATGATGGGGCGCCGTCCCCACTCCGTGGGGTGGCAGAGCAGCGTCAACGATGACAGGGTGGTCTGGGAATCACTCCGCGAGCTGGGCGTGGATGTGCTGGCCTCGCGCCCTTTCAACAGGCTCAGCAGCGGTCAGACTCAAAGGGTCCTGATGGCCCGCGCCCTGGCGCAGGAGGCGGGAATACTCCTCCTGGATGAACCCACCAGCAACCTGGACATAAGATACCAGATGGAGGTCATGGACACAGTCAGGGATCTGGCCAAGGTCAAGGGAGTGGGGGTCTGCGCCGTGATGCACGACATCGACATGGCACTCAGGTACTGCGACAAGGTCGTCATGCTGGATTCCGGTAGTATCACCGCCGCCGGGGAGGCATCCGAGGTCCTTACACCAGAGAACATAATGGAGACATACGGTGTCAGGGTAACCATAGACAGGAACTACGGCCGCCCGCATGTAATAATACTCTGA